The genomic interval GTCGTTATTTTTTCAATTCTTTATTCTGAGTATTCTTATATCGGATTAATTTCTGTTTTTGGAGTTTTATGTATTTGGGAATTCTCTAAGTTGATTGATTTTAAAAGCTTTGTTTCTTATTTATTTTTTGGTTTAATTATTTTTCTGATGTTTAAAAGGCCAGAAAACTATGCCTTAAAAGTAGTTTTAGGGATTACAATTTTATCATCCATTTATTTAATATATCAACTATTTTCTAAAACAGAAATTACCTACACTAATGATCGATCTAAATTAGGAACGACCATAAGATATGTTGTGTTTTCAATGTGTTTTCTTGTATTAATTCCTTTTTATAATCAAGAGTATCACCCGTATATAATCTTAAGTATTTTAATCTTAATTTGGGTAAATGATAGTTTTGCTTTTTTTGTTGGTAAAAACATTGGGAGAACAAAACTTTTTGAAAGTGTATCACCAAAAAAAACCATTGAAGGTTTTATTGGAGGTATGATTTTCTCTCTAATTGCTGGATATATTATTTCAATGTATTTAACAGATTTTTCAATTATTAATTGGTTAATTATTGCTGCAGGAGTTTCAATTCTTGGAACAATTGGCGATTTAATTGAATCAAAATTTAAAAGACAAGCAAACGTTAAAGACAGCGGAACCATACTTCCTGGTCATGGAGGAATGTTAGATAGATTAGACAGTTTGCTGTTTGTTTCACCCTTTGTATATTTGTACATACATTTTATAATTTAAGCTATGATTCGTTTTCATAAAGAAGGATATACTATTATAACTATTACTTTTATTATTGCAATTGCATTAATATTAGCCGCAGAAAAATTCATTTCAACATTTTGGTTGATGAAAGCACTGCAAGGAGTTGTAATACTTTTTGTTTTATTGATTTTGCAATTTTTTAGAAATCCAAAGCGAAAAACAGTTATAAATGATAATCAAATTATTGCTCCGGTAGATGGAAAAGTAGTTGTGATCGAAGAGGTTGAAGAGCCAGAATATTTTAAAGATAAAAGATTACAAGTTTCCATATTTATGTCGCCTATAAATGTACATGTTACACGTTATGCGGCAAATGGAAAAATTAATTATAGTAAATACCATCCTGGAAAATACTTGGTAGCTTGGCATCCTAAAGCATCAACAGATAACGAAAGAACTACTGTTGTTATAGAAAACGAGTCTTTTGGCGAAGTTTTATATAGACAAATTGCTGGTGCATTAGCAAAGCGAATTGTTAACTATGCTAAAAAAGACGATGCTGTTGTGCAGGGTACTGATGCAGGTTTTATTAAATTTGGATCAAGAGTAGATGTTTATTTACCTCTAGGAACTAAAGTGAATGTTGCCTTAGGTGATAAAGTAAAAGGTGGTGTACAAGTAATTGCTGAAAAGTAAATTGCATCTTTATGAGTAAGGAGTTAGATAAAAAGTTTACTAAAGCATTTGATGAAGTTTCAAAATTAAGAATGAATCTTCCTCCAGATGTTAGATTGCAATTTTATGCTTTTTTTAAGCAAGCTACAACTGGAGATAATTTCTCTTTTAATAACGAATCTAATGTAATAAGTGCGTTTAAATACAATGCTTGGATGCAATTAAACGGAATGCCAGCTGAAGAAGCTAAAAAGAAATACATTAAATTAGCAAAGAAAATTTTAACAAAAAAGAAGACTTCATGAAAAAATTAATCATTTATATATTGTTATTTTCTGTAACACCATATTTTGTTGGCTGTAAATCAGAAGCGAAAAAAGAAGTTAAAACAGAAGAAGTAGAGAAAAAAGTAAAAAGTACTGCTGCATTTTCTTTACAAGAAGCTTCAAATAAAATAAATTGGACAGCCTATAAAACTACTGAGAAAATAGGTGTAAAAGGACAATTTAAAAAAGTTAACATAACGGCAAATGGTGAAGGGAATACTGTAAGAGAAGCTATAAATAACGCAGAATTTTCAATTCCGTTAACAAGTATTTTTACTTCAGATACAAGTAGAGACTATAAAATTAGAAAGTTCTTTTTTGGTGTGATGGAAAATACTGAATTACTTTCTGGTACATTAGTTTTAGAAGATGATGTAAAAGGACATGCTTTAATAACTATGAATGGCGTAAGTCAAAAATTACCTTTTGTTTATAGTTTAGTTGATAAGGTCTTTACTTTTTCTACAATTATGAATATCAATAATTGGAATGCTCAAAAGGCATTGACGTCTTTAAATGAAGCCTGTAAAGACTTACATAAAGGAACAGATGGTGTTTCTAAAACTTGGAATGATGTTGAGATAAAAATTACTTCAACATTTAAGTAATATTTTATA from Lutibacter sp. Hel_I_33_5 carries:
- a CDS encoding phosphatidate cytidylyltransferase; this encodes MSKLLTRVLTGFIYGVVVIFSILYSEYSYIGLISVFGVLCIWEFSKLIDFKSFVSYLFFGLIIFLMFKRPENYALKVVLGITILSSIYLIYQLFSKTEITYTNDRSKLGTTIRYVVFSMCFLVLIPFYNQEYHPYIILSILILIWVNDSFAFFVGKNIGRTKLFESVSPKKTIEGFIGGMIFSLIAGYIISMYLTDFSIINWLIIAAGVSILGTIGDLIESKFKRQANVKDSGTILPGHGGMLDRLDSLLFVSPFVYLYIHFII
- a CDS encoding phosphatidylserine decarboxylase family protein, translated to MIRFHKEGYTIITITFIIAIALILAAEKFISTFWLMKALQGVVILFVLLILQFFRNPKRKTVINDNQIIAPVDGKVVVIEEVEEPEYFKDKRLQVSIFMSPINVHVTRYAANGKINYSKYHPGKYLVAWHPKASTDNERTTVVIENESFGEVLYRQIAGALAKRIVNYAKKDDAVVQGTDAGFIKFGSRVDVYLPLGTKVNVALGDKVKGGVQVIAEK
- a CDS encoding acyl-CoA-binding protein, giving the protein MSKELDKKFTKAFDEVSKLRMNLPPDVRLQFYAFFKQATTGDNFSFNNESNVISAFKYNAWMQLNGMPAEEAKKKYIKLAKKILTKKKTS
- a CDS encoding YceI family protein; the encoded protein is MKKLIIYILLFSVTPYFVGCKSEAKKEVKTEEVEKKVKSTAAFSLQEASNKINWTAYKTTEKIGVKGQFKKVNITANGEGNTVREAINNAEFSIPLTSIFTSDTSRDYKIRKFFFGVMENTELLSGTLVLEDDVKGHALITMNGVSQKLPFVYSLVDKVFTFSTIMNINNWNAQKALTSLNEACKDLHKGTDGVSKTWNDVEIKITSTFK